One stretch of Equus przewalskii isolate Varuska chromosome 9, EquPr2, whole genome shotgun sequence DNA includes these proteins:
- the LOC103554195 gene encoding zinc finger protein 268-like isoform X2 has product MLENYSNLMSLGSQAAKPEAVVDLEKGEEQGRVEGEFPSQCIPEVMWQVYDWYQEDPEKDEPVERDHENNALGKIFSLSQNFVPCVERPHKCISRGISLKQNANFQSKNYAEMNCDELNGHRKLFFYTLCEASHTRAQYYEHNLCAKAFSMVTNLKRCRRIHIEGKPYECSECPKSFRYRSKLIIHQRTHTGEKPYRCDECQKAFSTKCHLTLHQRTHTGEKPYGCTECQKSFRTKYHLILHHRTHTGEKPYECKECGKAYREKTKLRLHYRTHTGEKPFECSDCGKGFMQKSNLIIHQRIHTGDKPYGCGDCEKAFCSKSQLVVHQRIHTGEKSYECRECGKAFNKNSHLMTHQRIHIGEKPYECSECGKAFVHTSQLIVHQRNHTGRKPYECKECGKAFNKKSHFVTHERIHTGEKPYECSECGKAFIDNSQLIVHRRTHTGEKPYECKECRKAFNKRSSLITHQRIHTGEKPYECSECGKSFIDKSHLIVHQRTHTGEKPYECSECGKAFIRKAMLIVHQRTHTGEKPFACLECQKAFSSMAMLSRHQLIHTGEKPHGCNECGKTFRQKSHLIIHQRCHTGEKPYGCIPCGQIFNQKSQLIRHQRRHTGEKPYQCTQCGKAFFEKSYLNVHQRSHAGQKPYECSQCGKTFSVKFFLTSHEEIHRAKKSQEHSECWKDFSEMPHLTEYKRIHTRETL; this is encoded by the exons ATGCTGGAAAATTATAGCAACCTAATGTCATTGG GTTCTCAAGCTGCCAAGCCAGAAGCAGTGGTCGActtggagaaaggagaagaacaagGAAGGGTAGAGGGGGAGTTCCCAAGTCAGTGTATTCCAG aagtaATGTGGCAAGTTTATGATTGGTATCAGGAAGATCCTGAGAAGGATGAACCTGTGGAGAGAGATCATGAAAATAATgcattgggaaaaatattttctctcagccaAAACTTTGTTCCATGTGTAGAAAGACCCCATAAATGTATCTCAAGAGGAATAAGTTTGaaacaaaatgcaaattttcagaGTAAAAACTATGCAGAAATGAACTGTGATGAGTTAAATGgtcataggaaattatttttctatactcTATGTGAAGCCTCCCATACTCGAGCCCAGTACTATGAACATAATTTATGTGCAAAGGCTTTCAGCATGGTGACAAATCTTAAGAGATGTCGCAGAATTCACATAGAAgggaaaccttatgaatgtagtGAATGTCCAAAATCCTTCAGGTATAGGTCAAAACTCATAATACACCAGAGAACTCACACAGGGGAAAAGCCGTACAGATGTGATGAATGTCAGAAAGCTTTCAGTACCAAATGTCATCTCACTCTGCACCAGAgaactcatacaggagagaaaccgtATGGATGTACGGAGTGTCAGAAATCTTTCAGAACAAAGTATCATCTCATTCTACACCATAGgactcatacaggagagaaaccctatgaatgcaaagaatgtgggaaagcttaCAGGGAGAAGACGAAGCTCAGATTACATTACAGaacacacacaggagagaaacctttTGAGTGTAGTGATTGTGGGAAAGGTTTTATGCAGAAGTCAAACCTGATTATCCATCAAAGAATTCATACGGGAGATAAACCCTATGGATGTGGAGACTGTGAAAAGGCCTTCTGTAGTAAATCTCAGCTTGTTGTTCACCAGCGAATTcatacaggagaaaaatcttaTGAATGcagggaatgtgggaaagccttcaatAAAAACTCGCACCTCATGacacatcagagaattcatataggagagaaaccttatgaatgtagtgaatgtggaaaagcttTTGTACACACATCACAGCTCATTGTACATCAGAGAAATCATACTGGAAGAAAACCGTATGAAtgcaaggaatgtgggaaagcttttaacAAAAAGTCACACTTTGTAACACAtgagagaattcatactggagagaagccatatgaatgcagtgaatgtggaaaagcttTCATAGACAACTCACAGCTTATTGTTCATCGAAgaactcatacaggagagaaaccttatgaatgcaAGGAATGTAGGAAAGCCTTTAATAAAAGGTCATCTCTCATAacacatcagagaattcatacaggagagaagccttatgaatgcagtgaatgtggaaagTCTTTTATAGACAAGTCACATCTCATTGTCCATCAGAgaactcatacaggagagaaaccctatgaatgcagtgaatgtggaaaagcttTCATACGAAAGGCAATGCTCATTGTACATCAGAGGAcacatacaggagagaaaccctttgCGTGTCTTGAATGCCAGAAAGCTTTTAGCAGTATGGCAATGCTCAGTAGACATCAGTTgattcatacaggagagaaaccccaTGGATGCAATGAATGTGGAAAAACTTTCCGGCAAAAAAGCCATCTTATTATCCATCAACGATgccatactggagagaaaccctatggaTGCATTCCATGTGGTCAAATCTTCAACCAGAAGTCACAGCTCATTAGACATCAGAGAcgtcacacaggagagaaaccgtATCAGTGCACtcaatgtgggaaagcctttttTGAGAAATCATACCTCAATGTCCATCAGAGAAGTCATGCAGGACAGAAACCTTATGAATGCAGTCAGTGTGGGAAAACTTTCTCTGTCAAGTTCTTTCTTACTTCACATGAGGAAATTCATAGAGCAAAGAAGTCTCAGGAACACAGCGAGTGCTGGAAAGACTTTAGTGAGATGCCACATCTCACTGAATACAAAAGAATTCACACAAGAGAGACCCTTTGA
- the LOC103554195 gene encoding zinc finger protein 605-like isoform X1, which produces MTKSQGLLSFSDVAVDFSWEEWQLLDTVQKNLYRDVMLENYSNLMSLGSQAAKPEAVVDLEKGEEQGRVEGEFPSQCIPEVMWQVYDWYQEDPEKDEPVERDHENNALGKIFSLSQNFVPCVERPHKCISRGISLKQNANFQSKNYAEMNCDELNGHRKLFFYTLCEASHTRAQYYEHNLCAKAFSMVTNLKRCRRIHIEGKPYECSECPKSFRYRSKLIIHQRTHTGEKPYRCDECQKAFSTKCHLTLHQRTHTGEKPYGCTECQKSFRTKYHLILHHRTHTGEKPYECKECGKAYREKTKLRLHYRTHTGEKPFECSDCGKGFMQKSNLIIHQRIHTGDKPYGCGDCEKAFCSKSQLVVHQRIHTGEKSYECRECGKAFNKNSHLMTHQRIHIGEKPYECSECGKAFVHTSQLIVHQRNHTGRKPYECKECGKAFNKKSHFVTHERIHTGEKPYECSECGKAFIDNSQLIVHRRTHTGEKPYECKECRKAFNKRSSLITHQRIHTGEKPYECSECGKSFIDKSHLIVHQRTHTGEKPYECSECGKAFIRKAMLIVHQRTHTGEKPFACLECQKAFSSMAMLSRHQLIHTGEKPHGCNECGKTFRQKSHLIIHQRCHTGEKPYGCIPCGQIFNQKSQLIRHQRRHTGEKPYQCTQCGKAFFEKSYLNVHQRSHAGQKPYECSQCGKTFSVKFFLTSHEEIHRAKKSQEHSECWKDFSEMPHLTEYKRIHTRETL; this is translated from the exons ATGACCAAGTCCCAG GGCTTATTGTCATTCAGTGATGTGGCTGTGGATTTCTCCTGGGAAGAATGGCAGCTACTAGACACTGTTCAGAAGAACCTCTACCGGGATGTGATGCTGGAAAATTATAGCAACCTAATGTCATTGG GTTCTCAAGCTGCCAAGCCAGAAGCAGTGGTCGActtggagaaaggagaagaacaagGAAGGGTAGAGGGGGAGTTCCCAAGTCAGTGTATTCCAG aagtaATGTGGCAAGTTTATGATTGGTATCAGGAAGATCCTGAGAAGGATGAACCTGTGGAGAGAGATCATGAAAATAATgcattgggaaaaatattttctctcagccaAAACTTTGTTCCATGTGTAGAAAGACCCCATAAATGTATCTCAAGAGGAATAAGTTTGaaacaaaatgcaaattttcagaGTAAAAACTATGCAGAAATGAACTGTGATGAGTTAAATGgtcataggaaattatttttctatactcTATGTGAAGCCTCCCATACTCGAGCCCAGTACTATGAACATAATTTATGTGCAAAGGCTTTCAGCATGGTGACAAATCTTAAGAGATGTCGCAGAATTCACATAGAAgggaaaccttatgaatgtagtGAATGTCCAAAATCCTTCAGGTATAGGTCAAAACTCATAATACACCAGAGAACTCACACAGGGGAAAAGCCGTACAGATGTGATGAATGTCAGAAAGCTTTCAGTACCAAATGTCATCTCACTCTGCACCAGAgaactcatacaggagagaaaccgtATGGATGTACGGAGTGTCAGAAATCTTTCAGAACAAAGTATCATCTCATTCTACACCATAGgactcatacaggagagaaaccctatgaatgcaaagaatgtgggaaagcttaCAGGGAGAAGACGAAGCTCAGATTACATTACAGaacacacacaggagagaaacctttTGAGTGTAGTGATTGTGGGAAAGGTTTTATGCAGAAGTCAAACCTGATTATCCATCAAAGAATTCATACGGGAGATAAACCCTATGGATGTGGAGACTGTGAAAAGGCCTTCTGTAGTAAATCTCAGCTTGTTGTTCACCAGCGAATTcatacaggagaaaaatcttaTGAATGcagggaatgtgggaaagccttcaatAAAAACTCGCACCTCATGacacatcagagaattcatataggagagaaaccttatgaatgtagtgaatgtggaaaagcttTTGTACACACATCACAGCTCATTGTACATCAGAGAAATCATACTGGAAGAAAACCGTATGAAtgcaaggaatgtgggaaagcttttaacAAAAAGTCACACTTTGTAACACAtgagagaattcatactggagagaagccatatgaatgcagtgaatgtggaaaagcttTCATAGACAACTCACAGCTTATTGTTCATCGAAgaactcatacaggagagaaaccttatgaatgcaAGGAATGTAGGAAAGCCTTTAATAAAAGGTCATCTCTCATAacacatcagagaattcatacaggagagaagccttatgaatgcagtgaatgtggaaagTCTTTTATAGACAAGTCACATCTCATTGTCCATCAGAgaactcatacaggagagaaaccctatgaatgcagtgaatgtggaaaagcttTCATACGAAAGGCAATGCTCATTGTACATCAGAGGAcacatacaggagagaaaccctttgCGTGTCTTGAATGCCAGAAAGCTTTTAGCAGTATGGCAATGCTCAGTAGACATCAGTTgattcatacaggagagaaaccccaTGGATGCAATGAATGTGGAAAAACTTTCCGGCAAAAAAGCCATCTTATTATCCATCAACGATgccatactggagagaaaccctatggaTGCATTCCATGTGGTCAAATCTTCAACCAGAAGTCACAGCTCATTAGACATCAGAGAcgtcacacaggagagaaaccgtATCAGTGCACtcaatgtgggaaagcctttttTGAGAAATCATACCTCAATGTCCATCAGAGAAGTCATGCAGGACAGAAACCTTATGAATGCAGTCAGTGTGGGAAAACTTTCTCTGTCAAGTTCTTTCTTACTTCACATGAGGAAATTCATAGAGCAAAGAAGTCTCAGGAACACAGCGAGTGCTGGAAAGACTTTAGTGAGATGCCACATCTCACTGAATACAAAAGAATTCACACAAGAGAGACCCTTTGA
- the LOC103554197 gene encoding hyaluronan synthase 1-like translates to MRQDVPKPSPAARHCSGLVRRVLTIAFALLILGLMTWAYAAGVPLASDRYGLLALGLAGAFLSADLVAQSLFAYLQHRRGAGAEDPWRLVVEALVRPRRCVCGSALGLQAPGRVRRLQGAGRRLWSEKNSQAFGNQSTEVFRVLCVL, encoded by the exons ATGAGACAG GACGTCCCCAAGCCCAGCCCTGCAGCGCGCCACTGCTCTGGCCTGGTCCGGCGGGTGCTGACCATCGCCTTCGCGCTGCTCATCCTGGGCCTCATGACCTGGGCCTACGCCGCGGGCGTGCCGCTGGCCTCCGATCGCTACGGCCTCCTGGCCTTGGGCCTCGCCGGGGCCTTCCTGTCGGCGGACCTGGTGGCGCAGAGCCTCTTCGCGTACCTGCAGCACCGGCGGGGCGCGGGCGCCGAGGACCCCTGGCGGCTGGTGGTGGAGGCGCTGGTGAGGCCGCGCAGGTGCGTGTGTGGCTCAGCGCTGGGGCTGCAAGCGCCAGGTCGTGTACGCCGCCTTCAAGGCGCTGGGCGCCGCCTTTGGAGTGAGAAAAACTCCCAGGCATTTGGTAACCAGAGTACAGAAGTGTTCAGAGTATTGTGTGTTTTGTAA